One window of the Rufibacter radiotolerans genome contains the following:
- a CDS encoding 7-carboxy-7-deazaguanine synthase QueE, which produces MEHFYTIQGEGYHTGKAAYFIRLGGCDIGCHWCDVKESWDANLHPLTDTDWIVQQAEQYPGKAVVVTGGEPLLYNLEYLTSQLQMRGIQTFIETSGAYPLSGSWDWICLSPKKFKGPHPSVQPHAGELKVIVFNKSDFAWAEEHAAQVGPDTRLYLQPEWSKADIMMPLIVEYVKENPKWRVSLQTHKFLNIP; this is translated from the coding sequence ATGGAGCATTTTTACACCATTCAGGGCGAAGGCTACCACACCGGCAAAGCGGCCTATTTTATCAGGCTGGGCGGCTGTGACATTGGCTGTCACTGGTGTGACGTGAAAGAGTCCTGGGACGCCAACCTGCACCCGCTCACCGATACCGACTGGATTGTGCAGCAGGCCGAGCAGTACCCCGGTAAAGCTGTGGTGGTGACCGGCGGTGAGCCGCTGCTGTATAATCTGGAGTACCTCACGTCTCAACTGCAGATGCGGGGCATCCAAACGTTTATAGAAACCTCTGGCGCCTACCCTTTAAGTGGTTCCTGGGATTGGATCTGTCTTTCTCCCAAGAAATTCAAAGGACCGCACCCCAGTGTGCAGCCCCACGCCGGCGAGTTGAAGGTGATCGTTTTCAATAAATCTGACTTTGCCTGGGCCGAAGAACACGCCGCGCAGGTAGGGCCAGACACCCGTCTGTACCTGCAGCCGGAGTGGAGCAAAGCCGACATAATGATGCCCCTGATTGTGGAGTATGTAAAAGAAAACCCTAAATGGAGGGTTTCGTTACAGACCCATAAGTTCCTGAATATTCCGTAA
- a CDS encoding alpha/beta fold hydrolase yields the protein MNVLKRNNVTIKGKGETPMLFAHGYGCDQNMWRFITPAFEQDYKIVLFDHVGFGRADASGYSAQRYSSLQAYADDMLEICAELQLKNVIFVGHSVSAMIGVLAAIKAPDVFQKLVLIGPSPRYINEGEYQGGFTQESIDGLLATLDSDYLAWSTVMAPVIMGNPARPELGQELAHSFCRSNIAVAKDFARITFLSDNREDLKKLKTEALILQCSEDVIAPEAVGQYVHQQLPNSTLMVLNATGHCPNLSAPAETIAAIKDFLEGVPAVQTAEV from the coding sequence ATGAATGTGCTAAAAAGAAATAACGTCACTATTAAAGGGAAAGGCGAGACCCCAATGCTCTTTGCCCACGGTTACGGCTGTGATCAAAATATGTGGCGCTTCATTACCCCGGCCTTTGAGCAAGACTACAAGATCGTGCTCTTTGACCACGTGGGCTTTGGGCGGGCAGATGCCTCGGGCTATTCCGCGCAGCGGTATTCTTCTTTGCAGGCTTACGCCGATGACATGCTGGAGATCTGTGCGGAACTCCAGTTGAAAAACGTCATTTTTGTGGGCCACTCAGTAAGTGCCATGATTGGCGTGCTGGCTGCTATTAAGGCGCCTGATGTGTTCCAAAAGTTGGTTTTGATTGGTCCTTCGCCCAGGTATATCAATGAAGGTGAGTACCAGGGCGGGTTCACGCAGGAAAGCATAGATGGGTTGCTGGCTACCCTGGACAGTGACTACCTGGCTTGGTCTACCGTTATGGCGCCTGTGATCATGGGTAACCCTGCCCGGCCCGAACTGGGGCAGGAACTGGCCCACAGCTTTTGCCGCAGCAACATAGCGGTGGCCAAAGACTTTGCCCGGATCACCTTTCTCTCAGACAACCGCGAAGACCTTAAAAAGCTTAAAACCGAGGCCCTGATTCTGCAGTGCTCAGAAGACGTGATCGCCCCAGAAGCGGTGGGCCAATACGTGCACCAACAGTTACCCAACAGTACCCTGATGGTATTGAACGCCACAGGTCACTGCCCCAACCTAAGTGCGCCGGCAGAGACCATTGCTGCTATCAAAGATTTTCTAGAAGGGGTTCCTGCCGTGCAAACGGCAGAAGTATAG
- a CDS encoding amidoligase family protein, producing MEAFKSLPLEKTQEGKLRKVGFELEFANVGIDECLQIVQDLYGGRVQRENRFSAKVLFTRLGDFSVEMDLKLLTEKQYKAVFDKLHIDIEHIRLGHETLEERIDDALEAVIKRVIPYEIGVPPLPCNQLDQLEELRQALYDHHAKGTEAFLTNAFGTHINTELPDPEPETILRYLRAFLLLYPWLLEAGQTDFARLNLTSFINPYPEEYTALVLPSSYQPSLDQLIEDYHAFNPDRNRPLDLYPVFGFLRKEKVDQYHHLGKLKARNTFHYRLPNSCVSDPNWTLAQEWNNWVVIEALANQPEKIREMSEAYLRLKESTLLGFEKKWEKETEQWLA from the coding sequence ATGGAAGCATTTAAATCTTTGCCCCTTGAAAAGACCCAGGAAGGGAAATTGAGGAAAGTGGGCTTTGAGCTGGAGTTTGCCAATGTGGGCATAGACGAGTGCCTTCAGATCGTGCAGGACTTGTATGGCGGTCGGGTACAGCGAGAAAACCGGTTTTCAGCCAAGGTTCTTTTCACCCGCCTGGGAGATTTCAGTGTGGAGATGGACCTGAAATTACTTACCGAAAAGCAATACAAAGCGGTTTTTGACAAGCTGCACATAGACATTGAACACATCAGGCTAGGCCATGAAACGCTGGAAGAGCGAATTGATGATGCCCTGGAAGCGGTTATTAAACGCGTGATCCCCTATGAGATAGGGGTACCGCCCCTGCCCTGTAACCAGCTGGACCAACTGGAGGAGCTACGGCAGGCGCTGTATGACCATCATGCCAAAGGCACCGAGGCCTTTTTGACCAATGCCTTCGGGACCCACATTAACACTGAATTGCCGGATCCTGAGCCGGAAACCATTCTCCGCTACCTGCGGGCCTTTCTACTGTTGTACCCCTGGCTGCTGGAGGCGGGGCAGACCGATTTTGCCCGGCTCAACCTTACCTCCTTCATTAATCCCTACCCAGAGGAATACACGGCGCTGGTGCTTCCCTCCTCTTACCAACCCTCGCTGGATCAACTTATTGAAGACTACCACGCTTTCAACCCAGATAGAAACCGGCCCCTGGACCTGTACCCGGTGTTTGGTTTCCTGAGAAAAGAAAAGGTGGATCAATACCATCACCTGGGCAAGCTGAAAGCCCGCAACACCTTTCATTACCGGTTGCCCAACTCCTGCGTATCTGACCCCAACTGGACTTTGGCCCAGGAATGGAATAACTGGGTAGTAATAGAGGCACTGGCCAACCAGCCGGAAAAAATCAGGGAAATGAGTGAGGCCTACCTGCGCCTGAAGGAAAGCACGCTTCTGGGCTTTGAGAAAAAATGGGAGAAAGAAACCGAACAGTGGCTAGCGTGA
- a CDS encoding GxxExxY protein has product MELDQLTYQIIGCAMRVHNELGAGFQEIIYQRSLAIELEKEGLPFEREKEQTIFYKGSPVGTRRADFVVDSKIIVELKALSTIDDLHLVQAKNYLTAYAVPVGLLINFGGLSLQYKKI; this is encoded by the coding sequence ATGGAATTAGACCAATTGACTTATCAGATAATAGGATGTGCTATGCGCGTCCATAATGAGTTGGGAGCGGGATTTCAGGAAATTATCTACCAACGAAGTTTAGCTATTGAGCTGGAGAAAGAAGGTTTACCATTTGAGCGAGAGAAAGAACAAACCATATTCTATAAAGGGTCACCTGTTGGCACCAGACGTGCTGATTTTGTTGTGGATAGTAAAATTATAGTTGAACTTAAGGCATTAAGCACAATAGATGACTTGCATCTGGTGCAAGCCAAAAACTATTTAACGGCCTATGCTGTCCCGGTAGGTTTATTAATCAACTTTGGCGGCCTAAGTCTCCAATACAAGAAAATCTAA
- a CDS encoding gamma-glutamyl-gamma-aminobutyrate hydrolase family protein, with the protein MKEQKAKINQSRPTIGVTGPDKGGEVAWLFTALGVWLAGGKPVHITPSFPRTADGLQGLIVGGGADVDPETYQQDAVLQEYLKRTLQNQKMTYFQRVWRFIRWIYFPALFYLRKWLSGAPKWSLDKGRDHLEFQLIDQAVKKNLPVLGICRGSQLMNVYFRGTLHPDISEFYLEEPNPSSIFPVKKIRIKPDSKLAQIIGCKKMKVNALHHQAVQKPGKDLEIVAWEKNGVVQSIEHQTREFMLGVQWHPEFLPQRRKQRRIFQTLVQKAREVNRQIEAQDMQTALAQPKDPALVEIEQQEEAFLNRQNP; encoded by the coding sequence GTGAAAGAGCAAAAGGCAAAGATAAACCAGAGCCGGCCTACTATTGGCGTCACCGGTCCCGATAAAGGGGGCGAGGTGGCCTGGCTGTTCACGGCGCTGGGCGTGTGGCTGGCCGGCGGAAAGCCTGTGCATATCACGCCCTCCTTCCCCAGAACTGCCGATGGGTTGCAGGGCCTGATTGTGGGCGGCGGTGCCGATGTAGACCCCGAAACTTACCAGCAGGACGCCGTGCTGCAGGAATACCTTAAACGCACTTTGCAGAACCAGAAGATGACTTATTTTCAAAGAGTCTGGCGCTTTATTAGGTGGATCTATTTCCCTGCCTTATTCTACCTCCGAAAATGGCTAAGCGGAGCCCCCAAGTGGTCCCTGGACAAAGGTAGAGACCATCTGGAGTTCCAGCTTATTGACCAAGCCGTCAAGAAAAACCTGCCGGTGCTGGGCATTTGCCGGGGCTCGCAACTCATGAACGTCTATTTCAGGGGCACCCTGCACCCCGACATCAGTGAGTTCTACCTGGAGGAGCCTAACCCGTCCAGTATCTTCCCGGTTAAGAAAATCAGGATAAAGCCCGACAGTAAACTGGCCCAGATTATTGGTTGCAAGAAAATGAAGGTAAACGCCCTGCACCACCAGGCTGTGCAGAAACCCGGGAAAGATTTAGAAATAGTTGCCTGGGAGAAGAACGGGGTAGTGCAGTCAATTGAGCACCAAACCCGGGAATTCATGCTGGGCGTGCAGTGGCACCCGGAGTTCCTGCCCCAGCGCCGCAAACAACGGCGTATCTTTCAAACCCTGGTACAAAAAGCCCGTGAGGTGAACCGCCAGATTGAGGCCCAGGACATGCAGACCGCCCTGGCTCAACCCAAAGACCCCGCCTTGGTAGAGATAGAACAGCAGGAAGAAGCCTTTCTCAACCGGCAGAACCCATAA
- a CDS encoding 3-ketoacyl-ACP reductase encodes MESLKGKTALVTGAGKGIGKAVAIALAHEGVNVGLLARTKSDLEKVAAEIEKLGVETSIVTADVTNMQSVNEAVEHVQQELGFIDILINNAGTATFGKFLELEPEQWEQIIKVNLMGPYYVTRAVLPAMIAKSTGDIVNISSTAGQRGAAVTSAYSASKFGLIGLTESLMQEVRKNNIRVTSLTPSTVATELAVELKLTDGNPQKVMQPEDFAEFLVCQLKLNRRVFIKDAGIWSTNP; translated from the coding sequence ATGGAATCTTTAAAGGGGAAAACGGCCCTGGTTACAGGAGCCGGCAAAGGAATAGGAAAGGCCGTGGCCATTGCCTTGGCGCATGAGGGGGTGAATGTGGGGCTGCTGGCCCGAACCAAAAGCGATCTGGAGAAAGTGGCCGCTGAAATTGAAAAATTAGGCGTGGAGACCTCCATTGTGACGGCAGACGTGACCAATATGCAGAGCGTGAACGAGGCCGTGGAGCATGTGCAGCAGGAACTGGGCTTTATTGATATCCTTATTAACAACGCCGGCACCGCCACCTTCGGGAAGTTTCTGGAACTGGAGCCGGAGCAATGGGAGCAAATCATTAAAGTAAACCTGATGGGCCCTTACTACGTGACCCGGGCGGTATTACCGGCCATGATCGCTAAAAGTACCGGCGACATTGTGAACATTTCCTCTACCGCCGGGCAACGCGGGGCCGCCGTCACCAGCGCCTACAGTGCCTCCAAATTCGGGCTGATTGGCTTGACGGAGTCTCTCATGCAGGAAGTCCGGAAAAACAACATCAGGGTCACCTCCCTCACACCCAGCACCGTGGCTACCGAACTGGCCGTGGAACTGAAACTCACCGACGGGAACCCCCAGAAAGTAATGCAACCCGAGGACTTCGCGGAGTTCCTGGTCTGCCAACTCAAACTTAATCGCCGGGTTTTCATCAAAGACGCCGGCATCTGGTCTACCAACCCGTAA
- the ligA gene encoding NAD-dependent DNA ligase LigA translates to MPEQTPEARILELTNKLNYLNYQYYQNSVSEVSDYEFDQMLLELQKLEEENPQFRSDNSPTQRVGGTITKHFPTVKHKYPMLSLSNTYSEDEVREFDTRVRKVTGDYVEYICELKFDGVAMSLTYTNGALTAGVTRGDGTRGDDITPNVRTIRTVPLHLQGEDVPAEVEVRGEVFMPFHVFEELNKEREEIGEALMANPRNATSGTLKLQDSKEVARRRLSMYAYGLLSTPTLFESHSQSLEALQRWGLNVSSSWRKCSTIEEVMAFIHEWETKRFELPIATDGIVVKVNSYAQQEELGYTAKSPRWAMAYKYKAMEAVTELLGIEYNVGRTGAVTPVALMKPVLLAGTTVKRASLHNANEIERLGLMVHDFVTVEKGGEIIPKVTAVKTELRPANAEPIVYPSVCPSCGTALIRHEGEANHYCPNEKGCPPQVKGKLEHFISRKAMNILSLGEGKIELLVEQGLVTSPDHLYDLTYDTLFGLKKTFVNEETGITRVVTFQKTTVENILKALEKSKEAPFDRVLFALGIRFVGNTVAQKLAQYFRNIDALRAATEEELIAVPEIGGRIAASVREYFQDLSNVHLIERLRFHGLQLDLGEIAIIEPASDKLAGLTFVVSGVFAGYSREELQDTIIANGGKIVSSISKKLSYLVAGEKMGPSKLEKATSLGVKIVTEDEFNKMLA, encoded by the coding sequence ATGCCTGAGCAAACCCCAGAAGCCCGTATTTTAGAGCTGACTAATAAACTGAACTACCTCAATTACCAATATTACCAGAACAGCGTCTCTGAGGTCTCTGACTACGAGTTTGACCAGATGCTCCTGGAGTTGCAGAAGCTGGAAGAGGAAAACCCGCAGTTCCGCTCAGACAACTCCCCTACCCAGCGCGTGGGCGGCACCATTACCAAGCACTTCCCTACTGTAAAGCATAAATACCCCATGCTCTCCTTGAGCAACACCTACTCAGAGGATGAGGTGCGGGAGTTTGACACCCGCGTGCGCAAAGTGACCGGCGACTACGTGGAATACATCTGCGAACTCAAATTTGACGGCGTGGCCATGAGCCTCACCTATACCAACGGGGCCCTCACGGCCGGCGTGACGCGCGGCGACGGCACCCGCGGCGATGACATTACCCCCAATGTACGCACCATCCGGACCGTGCCCTTGCACCTGCAGGGCGAAGACGTTCCCGCCGAGGTGGAGGTGCGGGGCGAGGTGTTCATGCCTTTCCATGTGTTTGAGGAACTGAACAAGGAGCGCGAGGAAATCGGCGAAGCCCTTATGGCCAACCCCAGAAACGCCACCTCGGGCACCCTTAAACTGCAGGACTCCAAAGAAGTGGCCCGCCGGCGCCTAAGCATGTACGCCTATGGCTTGCTGAGCACGCCCACCCTGTTTGAGAGCCACTCCCAAAGTCTGGAGGCCTTGCAACGCTGGGGCCTGAACGTGTCCAGCAGCTGGCGCAAGTGCAGCACCATTGAGGAAGTGATGGCCTTTATTCATGAGTGGGAAACCAAACGCTTTGAACTGCCCATCGCCACCGACGGCATTGTAGTGAAGGTGAACTCGTACGCGCAGCAGGAAGAGCTGGGCTATACCGCCAAGAGCCCGCGCTGGGCCATGGCCTATAAATACAAGGCTATGGAAGCCGTCACCGAGCTCCTAGGCATTGAATACAATGTGGGCCGCACCGGCGCCGTGACCCCTGTGGCTCTTATGAAACCGGTCCTGCTGGCGGGCACCACCGTAAAGCGGGCCTCCCTCCACAACGCCAATGAGATTGAACGGCTGGGTCTCATGGTCCATGACTTTGTGACCGTGGAGAAAGGCGGCGAGATCATCCCGAAGGTAACAGCCGTGAAAACCGAGTTACGGCCGGCCAACGCGGAGCCTATTGTCTACCCTTCCGTCTGCCCTTCCTGCGGCACGGCCTTGATTCGCCACGAAGGTGAGGCCAACCACTACTGCCCCAACGAGAAAGGCTGTCCGCCGCAAGTGAAAGGCAAGCTGGAGCACTTCATCAGCCGCAAGGCCATGAACATCCTGAGCCTGGGCGAAGGCAAGATTGAGCTGCTGGTGGAGCAAGGCCTGGTGACCAGCCCCGACCATCTCTACGACCTCACCTATGATACTCTCTTCGGTCTCAAAAAGACCTTCGTGAACGAGGAAACTGGCATAACCCGCGTAGTCACGTTCCAGAAAACCACGGTAGAGAATATTCTCAAGGCTCTGGAGAAATCTAAGGAAGCGCCGTTTGACCGGGTCCTGTTCGCACTGGGCATCCGGTTTGTGGGCAATACCGTGGCGCAGAAGCTGGCCCAATACTTCCGGAACATTGACGCCTTACGGGCTGCCACTGAAGAAGAACTGATTGCCGTACCTGAGATTGGGGGTCGCATTGCCGCCTCCGTGCGTGAGTATTTCCAGGACCTGTCCAACGTGCACCTGATTGAGCGGCTACGCTTCCACGGATTGCAATTGGATTTGGGCGAAATTGCCATCATAGAACCTGCCTCCGACAAGCTGGCTGGCCTTACTTTCGTGGTCTCCGGTGTCTTCGCTGGCTACTCCCGCGAAGAACTCCAGGACACCATCATTGCCAACGGCGGAAAGATTGTCAGCTCCATCTCCAAGAAACTCTCTTACCTGGTCGCCGGCGAAAAAATGGGCCCCAGCAAATTAGAAAAAGCCACCTCGCTGGGCGTGAAGATTGTGACCGAAGACGAGTTTAATAAGATGCTGGCGTAG
- a CDS encoding TapB family protein, producing MKNSYYSGVRLAWFFLLFLSPMASWAQDCLQPLGLTKGTEFVYQVTERGRNKGTLSNKVTQQAKREDGAYVTTFKSTRLGKTSRSQSAEEFKIRCTNDTLYLDAMLLLREQALKAFDGKDFDYTPVDIAYPQQMKVGQKLPNGGLGVQVRSANTSITKMSMVAQNRKVVGQETIKTPAGTFDCFKITYEYAVVMDAMGMALKDVYNVEEYFSFEHGLIKCQFTTRAGKKAKGLELISKRNNTQSVKN from the coding sequence ATGAAAAACTCCTACTATTCAGGCGTGCGCCTTGCCTGGTTTTTTCTTTTGTTCCTCTCCCCTATGGCGTCATGGGCGCAGGATTGCCTGCAGCCTTTGGGCCTTACCAAGGGAACCGAATTTGTGTACCAGGTAACGGAACGGGGCCGCAACAAAGGTACGCTCAGTAACAAGGTAACCCAACAGGCAAAAAGGGAAGACGGCGCCTACGTGACCACCTTCAAAAGTACCCGCCTGGGCAAAACCAGCCGCTCTCAGTCTGCAGAAGAATTTAAGATAAGGTGCACCAATGACACCCTGTACCTGGATGCCATGCTCCTGCTGCGGGAACAGGCCTTAAAAGCGTTTGACGGCAAAGATTTTGACTACACGCCCGTAGACATTGCCTATCCGCAGCAGATGAAAGTGGGCCAGAAACTGCCCAACGGCGGACTTGGTGTGCAGGTGCGCTCTGCCAACACTAGCATCACCAAAATGTCTATGGTGGCCCAGAACAGAAAAGTGGTGGGCCAGGAAACGATCAAAACCCCGGCCGGCACCTTTGACTGCTTTAAGATTACCTATGAATATGCGGTGGTGATGGACGCCATGGGCATGGCCCTGAAGGACGTGTATAACGTGGAGGAGTATTTTTCCTTTGAGCACGGCCTCATCAAATGCCAGTTCACTACCCGCGCAGGCAAAAAAGCCAAAGGCCTGGAGCTAATCTCTAAAAGGAATAACACCCAATCTGTTAAGAATTAA
- a CDS encoding OmpA family protein → MVGLSAQSYAQTAKGGTSNSKAQKAFEEGNKLVQARNFPKALLAYEEAVKRDSTYGEAYLQAAGLYRVMQKPEESYQFYRRGLALLPEQPKLANDYFTYADLAFARGQYQEAGTYYEKFIKLGRKNTKQAAHAQRQVKNVAFAQKAIKEPVAFKPQSLGEVVNKMGLQYSPVLTTDQQALLFTARQGSGELDDEDLYLAYRKNGQWQEPVSISKNINTELNEGAASLSGDGRTLVFTTCNRQDSYGSCDLYISYREGDEWSTPKNMGRTVNSTSWDSQPSLSADGRTIYFASNRPGGQGGDDLWVTKLKDDGSWGAPVNLGNKINTPGRENSPFLHASGNTLYYATDGLQGMGGLDLFKVSREKGGWGTPLNLGYPLNTHRDESSIFISPDNKTGYYSGGQSAGAGKAEVALLQFEVPDVWKGKTISTFAQGKVFDAVSKKPLKATVQVYDLDSTGVISQQVSSDGSSGEYTIVLNQKQRYALFVTAPGHVLESRHISATSTSAPLALDFYLQPVNKGAKAVLSNIFFDTGKAELRSESRTELDKLFQFLRANPKIKVEIAGHTDNVGQAAANQKLSEARAKAVVAYLVSKGAPATLFQAKGYGQTQPAAPNTSEENRQLNRRIELRIL, encoded by the coding sequence TTGGTTGGACTTTCTGCCCAAAGCTATGCCCAAACGGCAAAGGGTGGCACTTCTAACAGCAAAGCCCAGAAAGCATTTGAAGAGGGCAACAAGCTGGTGCAGGCGCGCAATTTCCCAAAGGCACTGCTGGCTTATGAAGAGGCCGTAAAACGGGATTCTACCTATGGAGAGGCTTACTTGCAAGCCGCTGGTCTGTACCGGGTTATGCAGAAGCCCGAGGAGTCTTACCAATTTTACCGCCGAGGCCTTGCACTGCTTCCAGAGCAGCCCAAGCTAGCCAATGACTATTTTACCTACGCAGACCTGGCCTTCGCCCGGGGACAATACCAGGAGGCCGGTACCTATTATGAGAAATTCATTAAGCTAGGCCGCAAGAATACCAAACAGGCCGCCCATGCACAGCGGCAAGTAAAGAATGTGGCCTTTGCCCAAAAAGCCATCAAAGAGCCTGTGGCCTTCAAGCCTCAATCGCTAGGCGAGGTGGTCAATAAAATGGGGCTGCAATACTCACCCGTACTCACCACCGACCAACAGGCACTCCTGTTCACCGCCCGCCAGGGGAGCGGTGAATTAGATGACGAGGACCTGTACCTGGCCTACCGCAAAAACGGGCAATGGCAGGAACCGGTCTCTATCTCCAAGAACATCAATACCGAACTAAACGAAGGAGCAGCCTCTCTGTCCGGCGACGGGCGTACCTTGGTTTTTACCACCTGTAACCGGCAGGACTCTTACGGTTCCTGTGACCTCTACATTAGTTACCGCGAAGGAGACGAGTGGAGCACGCCTAAGAACATGGGCCGCACCGTCAACTCCACCTCCTGGGATTCCCAGCCCAGCCTGTCGGCAGATGGCCGTACCATTTATTTTGCCTCTAACCGCCCGGGCGGCCAGGGTGGCGATGACCTGTGGGTGACCAAACTGAAAGACGATGGTTCCTGGGGAGCGCCTGTGAACCTGGGCAACAAGATCAATACCCCGGGCCGTGAGAACTCACCTTTTCTGCACGCCAGCGGCAACACGCTCTATTACGCCACCGATGGCCTGCAAGGCATGGGCGGCTTGGACCTGTTCAAAGTAAGCCGCGAAAAAGGCGGTTGGGGCACCCCGTTGAACCTGGGTTACCCTCTGAACACCCACCGCGACGAAAGCTCCATTTTCATTTCCCCGGATAACAAAACCGGCTACTACTCCGGCGGGCAATCGGCGGGGGCCGGAAAGGCTGAAGTGGCTCTGCTACAATTTGAAGTTCCTGACGTCTGGAAGGGCAAAACCATCAGTACCTTCGCCCAGGGCAAGGTTTTTGATGCCGTTTCCAAAAAGCCCCTCAAGGCCACCGTGCAGGTATATGACCTGGATTCTACGGGCGTGATTTCCCAGCAGGTAAGCTCAGATGGCAGCTCGGGGGAATACACCATTGTGCTGAACCAGAAGCAGCGGTACGCGTTGTTTGTGACAGCCCCCGGCCACGTGCTGGAAAGCCGCCACATTTCGGCTACCTCCACCTCGGCGCCCCTGGCCCTAGACTTTTACCTACAGCCGGTGAACAAAGGAGCCAAGGCTGTGTTGAGCAATATTTTCTTTGATACCGGCAAAGCCGAACTTCGGTCTGAGTCCCGCACCGAGCTGGACAAGTTGTTTCAGTTTCTGCGGGCCAACCCTAAGATAAAGGTGGAGATTGCGGGCCACACCGACAACGTGGGCCAGGCGGCCGCCAACCAGAAACTCTCAGAGGCTCGCGCGAAGGCGGTGGTGGCCTACCTGGTGTCTAAAGGTGCGCCGGCCACGCTGTTCCAGGCCAAGGGCTATGGCCAGACTCAGCCAGCTGCGCCCAATACCTCAGAAGAAAACCGCCAACTGAACCGCAGGATAGAACTCAGGATTTTGTAG
- a CDS encoding DEAD/DEAH box helicase, protein MSFAQLGLSPALVKAVAAQKFPTPTPVQEGVIPEVLKGRDVLGIAQTGSGKTAAYALPILDRMQTNRAFRNRYVKTLVLVPTRELALQVGEVFLGFSAHMPISIKTLSVFGGVSINPQMMKLQGTDILVATPGRLLDLVEQKAVHLSEVETLVLDEADKMLNLGFEEEMRQILALLPKKRQNLLFSATLDNKVNAIQETLLREPVIIEIKEEESTVSNLITEIAYLVDTERKGPFLRYLIKHHQMKQVLVFVSATKRADHLVTKLATNGIKAVALHSGKSQGARTEALALFKKGKVQVLVATDLAARGIDVPELPHVINYDLPRSSKDYVHRIGRTGRAEATGEAITIVTPEDAHHFKIIQKQTKRTITTQETKEIDLKGF, encoded by the coding sequence ATGTCTTTTGCCCAACTTGGTTTATCGCCTGCCTTAGTAAAGGCCGTTGCCGCTCAGAAATTCCCAACGCCTACCCCGGTGCAAGAAGGGGTAATCCCGGAGGTGTTGAAGGGCAGAGACGTGTTGGGCATTGCGCAGACGGGCTCGGGGAAAACGGCGGCGTATGCCTTGCCTATCCTGGACAGGATGCAGACCAACCGGGCCTTCCGGAACCGGTATGTGAAGACCTTGGTGCTGGTACCTACCCGCGAACTAGCCCTGCAGGTGGGTGAAGTATTTCTGGGATTCAGCGCCCATATGCCAATCAGCATCAAAACGTTATCAGTGTTTGGGGGCGTGTCTATTAACCCGCAAATGATGAAACTACAGGGCACCGATATCCTGGTAGCCACCCCCGGCCGACTGCTGGACTTGGTGGAGCAAAAGGCGGTGCACCTATCTGAAGTAGAGACGCTGGTGCTGGACGAGGCCGATAAAATGCTGAACCTGGGCTTTGAGGAAGAGATGCGCCAGATCCTGGCATTGTTGCCCAAGAAGCGTCAGAACCTGCTGTTTTCGGCGACGCTGGATAACAAGGTGAATGCCATTCAGGAGACCTTGTTGCGGGAACCGGTGATCATTGAGATCAAGGAAGAGGAAAGCACGGTTTCCAACCTGATCACAGAAATTGCCTATCTGGTGGACACCGAGCGCAAAGGGCCTTTCCTTAGGTACCTGATCAAGCATCACCAAATGAAACAGGTATTGGTCTTTGTCTCGGCTACCAAACGCGCCGACCACCTGGTGACCAAACTGGCTACCAATGGCATAAAGGCCGTGGCCCTGCACAGCGGCAAAAGCCAGGGCGCCCGAACCGAGGCCCTGGCCCTGTTCAAAAAGGGGAAAGTGCAGGTGTTGGTAGCCACCGATCTGGCCGCCCGCGGGATTGACGTACCGGAACTCCCCCATGTGATCAACTATGACCTTCCCCGGTCCTCCAAGGACTACGTGCACCGCATTGGCCGCACGGGCAGGGCAGAGGCCACTGGAGAGGCCATCACGATTGTTACTCCCGAAGACGCGCACCACTTCAAGATTATCCAGAAACAAACTAAACGCACTATCACTACCCAGGAAACCAAAGAGATTGACCTGAAAGGGTTTTAA